The genomic region GCTCGAGCTCGCGGTAGAGCGCCCGGTCCCCCGCGAGCCAGCGCAGGTCGAGGAGCGCCGTGCGGGCGGTGTGGTCCTCGGCGGCGAGCGACTCGCAGCTCGCGAGATCGCGGACGCCGTAGCCCACCTCGAGCCGGAGGTCCCAGAGCGAGTAGAGGAACTTCTCGCTGGCGGCCTTGGCGAAGGCGTCGGGCGCGCCGCGGCCGTGGAGCACGAGGAGGTCGAGGTCGCTGTACGGCGCGAGCTCGCGCCGGCCGTAGCCGCCGAGGGCGACGAGCGAGAGCGGGCTCGGGGGCGCGGCGCGGGCGCCCTCCTCGAGGGCCCGCTCCCAGAGGTGGGTGACGAGCCCGTCCATGGCGGTGCTCTGGAGGCGGACCACGGTGTGGCCGCTCGCGCCGGCGCGGTGGGCGCCCTCGAGGAAGGCGCGCAGGGCGGCGAGGTCGGCCTTGGCGTCCCCGGTCAGGGCGGGGATCCGGGCCGAGTAGGTCTCGAGCTCGTACGGGGCGGCGGCGGGGAGCGCGGGAGCGGAGGGGGCGAGCTCGGGCATCCGTCGAAGTATACCGGCCGGGGGGTGGCGCGTGCCGCACCTTCGGCGCCGGGCGCGCGCCACGCTCGTCGCGGCGGCGGGGCGGCCGCCCTGGCCGGTGCGCTCAGCGCGCGGCGGCGACCCGGTCGTCCCGGCCGGTGTAGGAGACCACGGCGCGGGAGATGGCCTGGGCCACCTCGTCCTGGTAGCGCGCGCTCTGGAGCCGCTGCTCCTCCACCTTGTTCGAGATGAAGGCCGTCTCGACCAGCACCGCCGGCATGCGGGCGCCGACGAGGACGTAGAAGAGCGCGCTCTTCACGCCGAGGTCGCGGACGTCGCCCACCCGCGCGCGCACGCCGGCGCAGACCTCGCGCTGGACGAGCCGGGCGAGCTTGCGCGAGGCGCCGGCGCTCACCTTGGCGTCGAGGTCGGCGAGGATGCGCCGCACCGCGAGGTCCTCCCCGACCTCCTGCTCCTCCGGGAAGGCCCCGTTCTCGCGGGCGGCGAGCCGGTTGGCGTAGCGGTCGTCGGAGACGTTCAGGACCCAGCTCTCCACGCCGGCCCGGTCCCGCCGCGGGTGGGCGTTGGCGTGGACGGAGACGAAGAGGTCGCCCTTGGCCCCGTTGGCGATGGCCGTCCGCTCGGCCAGGGAGACGAAGCGATCGTCGCTGCGGGTGAGCACCACCTGGAAGCTGGCGGCGCGCAGCTTGCGCGCGAGCCGCTCCGCGATCTGGAGGGTGACGTCCTTCTCGCGGACGCCGCGCGGCCCGATGGCGCCGGTGTCGTGCCCGCCGTGCCCGGCGTCCACGATGATCCGTCGGACCGGGCGGGCGTCGCCCTCCCCCTCCCCGTCGGACGGGGCGGGGCCGGGGCGCGCGCCGGCGACGCGCTCCGGCGGCTCGGCCGGCGCGCGCGCCGGGGCCGTCACCCCGGCCACCTTGGGCGCGGGCGGCGGGGCGGGCGCGGTGGGCGCGACGGGAGTAGCGGCGTCGGCGGGCCGGGGCGCGAAGGGGCTGGGCTCGGCGCGCGGCGCCGGCGTGGGGAGCGCCAGCGCCGCGCCGGTCCGGCCCGGCGCCAGCGGCGTGCGCACCTGGGCCGGCGCCGGGGCGCCGATCACCTCGCGCACCGCCTGCTCCAGCACCGGATCCTCGTCCTCGTCGTCCTCGTCGGACGGCTCCGGCCGGGCGGCGCGCGGGGGCGGCGGGGGTCCGATGAAGGGCGCGCGGGGGCGAGCGGCGCGGGCCACCGCCGGCGCGGGCGAGGGCTCGTCCCTGCCCGCCTCGCGCCGGATGGCGGCGGCGAAGGCGGCGGCCTCGGTCGAGCCCGCCTTGCGGGCGCGGGCCGCGAGCCGGAGGGCCTGATCGCGGTCGGCCTCCACGGCCGAGAAGCGGTACAGCGCGTAGCGGGCGTGGGCCGCCTCGAGCAGCGCGACCGGCGCGTCCCGGCCGACCGCGGCCCGCTCGAGCGACGCGATGGCCTTCTCCCAGTGGTGGCGATAGCGGCGGCGCGCCGGGTCGCGCTTGATCTGCGACAATTGATCGAGCGCCCGACGAAGTGCCGGTCCGGGGCGCGGCGCCTTGTCCACACGTCCAATCGCGGCAACCGGCGCGGGGGCGGCATGGGCGCGGCCCGGCTTCGCCGCGGCCGCGGCGGGCGCCGCGCTTTTCCCTGTGCCCCTGGGGTTGGAGCGCTGGGGGGCCGCCGCGAGCAGGAGCGCGGCGGCGAGCGCACAGGAGAGGCCGGACATTGCCCGGCACTGTCCCGCCGGCCGATATCGCCGTCCAGTTTTTGGCCGGCGCCACGCCCTCGAAAAAAACTCTCGACCTGACTTCGAAGGGTGTAACTTGCGCCGACCGGCGGGATGATCCGCCATTCTCGAAGGAGTAACACGTGAAGCTCTTCGCTTTCCTTGCCGCCCTCGTCATCGCCGCTCCTGTCTTCGCCGCTCCCCCTGAGTCGGTCACCCTCAAGGCCAAGAACGGCGACGTCCAGTTCCCGCACAAGACCCACCAGGCGCTGGGCTGCAAGAAGTGCCACGAGGGCGCCCCCAAGAAGATCGAGTTCACCAAGGACAGCGCCCACAAGCTCTGCATCAGCTGCCACACCGAGATGAGCAAGGGCCCGGGCGAGAAGGCCTGCACGCAGTGCCACAAGAAGGCGTAACTCGCCTTCCCGCAGGTCGTTGACGAGGGGGGCCCGGGGGAACCGGGGCCCCCCTTTGCCTTTCCGGGCGCCGCCGCGGAGCCCGCGCGGCGATTGGCCGCGGCGCCGGCGCGAGCCCCCCCCGCGCGCCGGCCGGGCCCCTAGCGCAGCTTCGCCTTCCAGCCGGCGAGCAGGTTGAGGGCGTCGAGCGGCCGCAGCGCGTCCACGTCGAGCGCGCGCAGCTCGCGGGCCACCTCCTCTAGCTTCTGGTCGGTGGCCGGCCCGGCGAACAGCGCGAGCTGCGGCGCGGCGCCCGCGGGGCGCTTGCGCCCGCTCCGCGAGATGGCGGCGTGGCCGGAGTCGTCCACCTCGAGCGACTCGAGGTTCCGCAGGATCTCCCGCGCCCGGGCGAGCACCTCGGCGGGCAGCCCGGCGAGCTTCGCCACCTCGATGCCGTAGCTGCGCGACGCGCCGCCCTGCACCAGCTTGCGCAGGAACACCACCCGGTCGCCCACCTCGCGCACCGCCACGGTGAGGTTCTTCACCCGGGGCCGCTCGCGGGCGAGGTCGGTGAGCTCGTGGTAGTGGGTCGCGAACAGGGTCCGGCAGCCGGTCTCGTCGTGCAGGTGCTCCGCCACCGCCCAGGCGATGGAGAGCCCGTCGAAGGTGGAGGTGCCGCGGCCGATCTCGTCGAGCACCACCAGGGAGCGGCGGGTGGCGTTGTGGAGGATGGCGGCGGTCTCCGTCATCTCGACCATGAAGGTGGAGCGCCCGCGCGCGAGGTCGTCCGAGGCGCCGACGCGGGTGAAGATCCGGTCCACCAGCCCGACGCGGGCGCGGCGGGCCGGGACGAAGCTCCCCACCTGCGCGAGCAGCGCGATGAGCGCCGCCTGCCGCATCACCGTGCTCTTGCCGGCCATGTTCGGGCCGGTGATGACGAGGAGCTGCCCCGCCCCGTCCGCCGCGCTCGACCCGAGCGCGAGGTCGTTCGGCACGAAGCCGCCCGAGTCGGCCGGCAGCATGGCCTCGACCACCGGGTGGCGCCCGTCCTCGATCTCGAGCACCTCCGAGTCGTCCACCACCGGCCGGGCGTAGCCGCGCTCCGCGGCCACGCGCGCGAGCGAGAGGAGCGCGTCGGCGTCGGCCACCGCCGAGGCCGCGTTCCGCAGCGCCCCGGCCCGGGAGACCACCGCCTCCCGCAGCCGCTCGAAGAGCTGCTCCTCGAGGGCGAAGCGCCGCTCCTCGGCGGTGAGCACCTGCTCCTCGAACTCCTTCAGCGCCGGGGTGATGAAGCGCTCGCCGCCCACCGTGGTCTGCCGCCGCTGGTAGTCGGGCGGGACGAGGTGGAGGTTCGCCTTCGTGACCTCGATGTAGTAGCCGAAGACGCGGTTGTAGCGGACCTTGAGCGAGCCGATCCCGGTGCGGGCGCGCTCCTCCTGCTCCAGCCGCGCGATGTAGCCCTTGCCGTCCTCGGCGATGGTCGCGATCCGGTCGAGCTCGGCGTCGTAGCCGCGGCGGATCATCCCGCCTTCCTTGAGCGTGGGCGGCGGCTCGTCGGCGACCGCGGCCCCGAGCAGCGCGGCCAGCTCCTCGAGCCCGCGCAGCGCCGCGCCGGCGGCCCGCAGGCGCGCGGCGGCCGCGCCCTCGAGGGCGTCGGCGAGGGGCGGCAGCGCGCCCAGGCCCACCGCGAGCGCCCGCAGGTCGCGCGCGTTTCCCTGGCGCAGGGCCAGCCGGGAGAGGAGCCGCTCGAGGTCGCCCACCGGCCGGAGCCGCTCGGCGAGGTCGTCGCGCAGCAGCGTCGAGCCGAAGAGCTCACCGACCGCGTCGAGCCGCGCCTCGATGGCGGGGACGTCGCGCAGCGGGTACCGGAGCCACTCCGCGAGCCGCCGGCCGCCGAGCGGCGTCGCGCTCCGGTCGAGGAGCCCGAGCAGGGAGCCCTTGCGCTTGCCGCCGAGCTGGGTCCGCTCGATCTCGAGGTTCTGGCGGGTGCTCTCGTCGAGCACCAGCACGTCCTCCACCGGCAGGCGGGAGAGCCGGTCCACGTGGATCGGCGCCGCGCGCTGGGTGTCCTGCAGGTAGGTGAGCGCGGCGGCGGCGGCCGCGAGCCCCGGCCCGAGGTCCCCCACCCCGAAGCCGTCGAGCCCCGCCACCCGCAGGTGCCTGCAGAGCTTCTCCGAGGCCCGCTCGAAGTCGGCGTCGTCGCGCTCGGAGACCGGCGCCCCCACGGCGCGGGCCAGCGCCTCGCCGCGCGGGGTCCGGGCGGCGCCGCGCGCCAGGAGCAGCTCCCGGACGCCGGCCCGCCGCAGCTCGTCCACCAGCCGCGCGTCGGTCCCGGCCTCGCCGCAGCCGAGCGCGCCGGTGGAGGCGTCGAGCAGCGCGATCCCGCCGCCCCCGCCCTCCGCCAGCGCCACCGCCCCGAGGAAGCTCGCCTCGCGCGGGTCGAGCACCTGGTCGTCGAGCACCATGCCCGGGGTGACCACCCGGGTGACCTCGCGCTTGACCAGCGCCGACTTGCCGGGCTCCTCTACCTGGTCGCAGATCGCCACCTTGAACCCGGCCTCGAGGAGCCGCGCCACGTAGCCGCGCGCCGCGTGGTAGGGCACGCCGCACATCGGGATCTTGTCGTCGCCCTTGGAGCGCGAGGTGAGCGTGATCTGCAGCGTCTCGGCCGCCTGGCGGGCGTCGTCCAGGAAGAGCTCGTAGAAGTCGCCCAGCCGGAAGAAGAGCAGCGCGTCGGGGTACCTCGACTTCATCTCGAGGTACTGCCGCATCATGGGGGTGGCCTGCGTCGCGATCTCCGCCATCGCCCCGCCTTCTAGCACGGAGCCGGCGAAGGTTGGGCCGGCGCTCCCCGGCTCTGCTACATTCGCGCCCCGATGCTCCGAGAGGCGTTCCAGGACCTGAACCGGCTGCGGCAGATCGCGCAGATCGTCGCCCGGCACGGATTCGGCGCCTACCTCGACCGCACCCGGCTCGGCGAGCTGCTCCGGCGGGAGGGCGTGCCGGTCCCGGTGGTGGAGGGCGCCGGCGGGCCGGGCGAGCCGGTGCCGCCCCCGGAGGACGAGCCCGGCCGCAAGACGGCCGCGCGCTTCCGGCGGCTCCTCGTGGACCTCGGCCCCACCTTCATCAAGCTCGGGCAGCTCCTCTCCTCCCGCCCCGACATCCTCCCCTCCCACTGGGTGGACGAGCTCTCGGAGCTGCAGGACGCCGTCCCGGCCATCCCGCTCTCCGAGGTGCGGGCCGAGATCGAGCGCGGGCTGAAGCGCCGGGTCGAGGACTGCTTCGCCTCGCTCGAGGAGGCGCCGCTCGCCTCGGCCTCGATCGCGCAGGTCCACCGGGCCACCACGCACGAGGGGGCGCAGGTGGTGGTGAAGGTGCAGCGGCCGCACATCCGGCAGCGGATCGAGGCCGACCTGCAGCTCCTCTACACGCTCGCCCAGCTGGTCGAGTCGGTGATCGAGGAGACCGGCATCTACACGCCGACCGGGATCGTCGAGGAGTTCGACCGGGCCATCCACGAGGAGCTCGACTTCGCCAACGAGGCCGAGAACGCCCGGCAGATGGCCGAGGCCTCGCGGGCGCGGGCCTACGTCGTCATCCCCAAGGTCCACGACGCGCTCTCGTCGAGCACCGTGCTCACGCTCGACTACGTGGAGGGCGTGAAGCTCTCCGAGGTGACCGCCGAGGCGGGCTACGACGTCGAGGCCGTGGCCCGCACCATCATCGAGGTCGCCTTCCGGCAGCTCTTCGAGGACGGCCTGTTCCACGGCGACCCGCACCCGGGCAACATCCTCGTGCTCCCGGGGAACCGGATCGCCCTGCTCGACTTCGGCCTGGTGGGCCGGCTCACCCGCCCGATGCAGGAGTCGCTCGTCACCCTCATCATGGCGGTGGCGCTGCGCGACCCGAACACGGTGGCGCGGGTGCTGAACCGGATCGGCGTGCCGGCCGACCACACCCCCATCACCGCCTTCCGCGCCGACATCGGGGCCATCCTCGACCGCTACCTCGGCCTCAAGCTCGAGGAGATCCGGACCTCCACGCTGCTGCGCGACCTCCTCGATCTCGCGGTGAAGCACAAGATCCGGATCCCCAAGGAGTACGCCGTCCTCTCCAAGGCCTCCGTGACCGTGGAGGGGATCATCCGCCGCCTCTACCCGCGGCTCGACATCCTCGAGGTGGGGATGCCCTACGCCCGGGAGCTGCTCCTCTCGCGCTTCAACCCGACGGACGCCTCCGGCACCCTCATGAAGTCCCTGCTCAAGCTGCAGGGGCTCGCCGAGGATCTCCCGGCCCAGCTCTCGCAGATCCTGATGGACCTCGAGTCGGGCAAGTTCCGGGTGAACGTCCGCTCCGAGTCGCTCGACCGGATCGCCGAGAACGTCTCCACCCTCTCGCTCACCCTCTTCCTCGGGCTGGTGGCGTCGGGGCTCTCGGTGGCGGCGTTCCTGGTCTTCTCGCGCGCCCTGGCGGGCTGGCCGGGGCTGCCCCTCGTGGCCGGCGCGGCGCTGGTGCTCTCGGGCGTGCTCTTCGGCGGCGGCCTCGTGCTCTGGCTGTCGAGCCGGCCGCGCCGGAAGATCTCGGTCCGGCGCCTCTTCAAGCACTGAGCGCTTTCCTGGCGGACTGAACGGGGAGCCAGTATACTCCCGTTCAGGAGGCGTCATGAACGGACTGACCGACCGCCAGCTCGAGGTGCTCCGCTACATCGCGCGGCAGATCGAGGCTCACGGCTACCCGCCCACCATCCGCGAGATCGGCGAGGCGCTCGACATCCGCTCGACCAACGGGGTCAACGACCACCTCAAGGCGCTCGAGCGCAAGGGGTTCCTCACCCGCGATCGCGTCAAGTCGCGCGCCCTCATCCCCACCGGGCAGGCCCGCCAGGCGCTCGGGGAGCAGGAGGACGAGCGGCCGAGCAACGTCATCTCGCTCGAGTCGCGGGCCGGGCGCGGCGCGCGCACGGTGTCGATCCCCATCGTCGGCCGGGTCGCCGCCGGGCAGCCCATCCTGGCGCAGGAGCGGATCGAGGACACCGTCGAGGTGGACTCGTTCTTCCTCGGGACCAACAAGAAGGTCTACGGGTTGCGGGTCCAGGGCGACTCGATGATCGGGGACGGGATCCTCTCCGGCGACTACATCTTCGTGAAGAAGCAGCTCCACGCCGAGGACGGCGACATCGTGGTGGCCCTCATCGACGAGGAGGCCACCGTGAAGCGGGTCTACTTCGAGGGCGACCGCGTCCGGTTCCAGCCCTCGAACCCGCGCATGGCGCCCATCTACGTCCGCCGCGAGGACTTCCGCAGCACCATGCTCCTCGGCGTGGTCGTCGGGGTCTACCGCAAGCTCTCCTAGCCGCGCGGGATCCTCACTCCTAGATTGCAGGGGCGTTTTTGGACCACCTGCGACGTGGGGGAGAGAGGATGCCCAAGGTGAATGCCCGGCTCGAAGCGGCGCGACTGGCCTACCGGGAGGCCCTGGAAGCGGCTCGCCGCGAGCCGTCGTCCGAGTCCTGGGCGAAGCTCCTCGCGGCCGGCAAGGAGCTCTCCGCCTGCGAGGAGGCCGGGCGGGGCGGCCGGCGC from Anaeromyxobacter paludicola harbors:
- a CDS encoding N-acetylmuramoyl-L-alanine amidase family protein, coding for MSQIKRDPARRRYRHHWEKAIASLERAAVGRDAPVALLEAAHARYALYRFSAVEADRDQALRLAARARKAGSTEAAAFAAAIRREAGRDEPSPAPAVARAARPRAPFIGPPPPPRAARPEPSDEDDEDEDPVLEQAVREVIGAPAPAQVRTPLAPGRTGAALALPTPAPRAEPSPFAPRPADAATPVAPTAPAPPPAPKVAGVTAPARAPAEPPERVAGARPGPAPSDGEGEGDARPVRRIIVDAGHGGHDTGAIGPRGVREKDVTLQIAERLARKLRAASFQVVLTRSDDRFVSLAERTAIANGAKGDLFVSVHANAHPRRDRAGVESWVLNVSDDRYANRLAARENGAFPEEQEVGEDLAVRRILADLDAKVSAGASRKLARLVQREVCAGVRARVGDVRDLGVKSALFYVLVGARMPAVLVETAFISNKVEEQRLQSARYQDEVAQAISRAVVSYTGRDDRVAAAR
- a CDS encoding cytochrome c3 family protein, with product MKLFAFLAALVIAAPVFAAPPESVTLKAKNGDVQFPHKTHQALGCKKCHEGAPKKIEFTKDSAHKLCISCHTEMSKGPGEKACTQCHKKA
- the mutS gene encoding DNA mismatch repair protein MutS, with protein sequence MAEIATQATPMMRQYLEMKSRYPDALLFFRLGDFYELFLDDARQAAETLQITLTSRSKGDDKIPMCGVPYHAARGYVARLLEAGFKVAICDQVEEPGKSALVKREVTRVVTPGMVLDDQVLDPREASFLGAVALAEGGGGGIALLDASTGALGCGEAGTDARLVDELRRAGVRELLLARGAARTPRGEALARAVGAPVSERDDADFERASEKLCRHLRVAGLDGFGVGDLGPGLAAAAAALTYLQDTQRAAPIHVDRLSRLPVEDVLVLDESTRQNLEIERTQLGGKRKGSLLGLLDRSATPLGGRRLAEWLRYPLRDVPAIEARLDAVGELFGSTLLRDDLAERLRPVGDLERLLSRLALRQGNARDLRALAVGLGALPPLADALEGAAAARLRAAGAALRGLEELAALLGAAVADEPPPTLKEGGMIRRGYDAELDRIATIAEDGKGYIARLEQEERARTGIGSLKVRYNRVFGYYIEVTKANLHLVPPDYQRRQTTVGGERFITPALKEFEEQVLTAEERRFALEEQLFERLREAVVSRAGALRNAASAVADADALLSLARVAAERGYARPVVDDSEVLEIEDGRHPVVEAMLPADSGGFVPNDLALGSSAADGAGQLLVITGPNMAGKSTVMRQAALIALLAQVGSFVPARRARVGLVDRIFTRVGASDDLARGRSTFMVEMTETAAILHNATRRSLVVLDEIGRGTSTFDGLSIAWAVAEHLHDETGCRTLFATHYHELTDLARERPRVKNLTVAVREVGDRVVFLRKLVQGGASRSYGIEVAKLAGLPAEVLARAREILRNLESLEVDDSGHAAISRSGRKRPAGAAPQLALFAGPATDQKLEEVARELRALDVDALRPLDALNLLAGWKAKLR
- a CDS encoding ABC1 kinase family protein, which codes for MLREAFQDLNRLRQIAQIVARHGFGAYLDRTRLGELLRREGVPVPVVEGAGGPGEPVPPPEDEPGRKTAARFRRLLVDLGPTFIKLGQLLSSRPDILPSHWVDELSELQDAVPAIPLSEVRAEIERGLKRRVEDCFASLEEAPLASASIAQVHRATTHEGAQVVVKVQRPHIRQRIEADLQLLYTLAQLVESVIEETGIYTPTGIVEEFDRAIHEELDFANEAENARQMAEASRARAYVVIPKVHDALSSSTVLTLDYVEGVKLSEVTAEAGYDVEAVARTIIEVAFRQLFEDGLFHGDPHPGNILVLPGNRIALLDFGLVGRLTRPMQESLVTLIMAVALRDPNTVARVLNRIGVPADHTPITAFRADIGAILDRYLGLKLEEIRTSTLLRDLLDLAVKHKIRIPKEYAVLSKASVTVEGIIRRLYPRLDILEVGMPYARELLLSRFNPTDASGTLMKSLLKLQGLAEDLPAQLSQILMDLESGKFRVNVRSESLDRIAENVSTLSLTLFLGLVASGLSVAAFLVFSRALAGWPGLPLVAGAALVLSGVLFGGGLVLWLSSRPRRKISVRRLFKH
- the lexA gene encoding transcriptional repressor LexA — encoded protein: MNGLTDRQLEVLRYIARQIEAHGYPPTIREIGEALDIRSTNGVNDHLKALERKGFLTRDRVKSRALIPTGQARQALGEQEDERPSNVISLESRAGRGARTVSIPIVGRVAAGQPILAQERIEDTVEVDSFFLGTNKKVYGLRVQGDSMIGDGILSGDYIFVKKQLHAEDGDIVVALIDEEATVKRVYFEGDRVRFQPSNPRMAPIYVRREDFRSTMLLGVVVGVYRKLS